A genomic region of Papaver somniferum cultivar HN1 chromosome 7, ASM357369v1, whole genome shotgun sequence contains the following coding sequences:
- the LOC113294712 gene encoding uncharacterized protein LOC113294712, whose protein sequence is MEVESADTWSSSDNRDEENSKGSEPNGSNEPLDVDTGNPDSLIASETPQESNTEVEDTETNKDNSSCPGVIDEDTTIPELKGHEKVSTEVMESPIVVGSVIEETELPVENTEEVVALTVEVAPIELSLTLRMM, encoded by the exons atGGAGGTGGAGAGTGCTGATACTTGGTCATCCTCTGATaatagagatgaagaaaattCCAAAGGTTCGGAACCGAATGGAAGCaatgagcctcttgatgttgacacgggcAATCCCGATTCTTTGATCGCTtcggagactccccaa gagtcaaataccgaagttgaggatactgaaaccaataaggataactcgagctgccctggagttattgatgaagatacaaccATCCCTGAACTTAAAGGACATGAGAAGGTTTCCACTGAAGTTATGGAATCCCCGATTGTTGTtggttcagtgatagaagaaactgagctaccagtagagaatactgaagaagttGTTGCCTTgactgtagaagttgctcca